A single genomic interval of Helianthus annuus cultivar XRQ/B chromosome 6, HanXRQr2.0-SUNRISE, whole genome shotgun sequence harbors:
- the LOC110864820 gene encoding protein CURVATURE THYLAKOID 1A, chloroplastic: MTTTAYAAATSTSMAATAVMLPRLPTVTTTARFSALPNLPARSFSTSIKQVSESKRSTLFQIKASEDASSAPDATELFNDLKEKWDALENKSTVIIYGGGAVVAVWISSILIGAVNSVPLLPKILELVGLGYTAWFVYRYLLFKSSRKELATDIESIKKKIAGTE; the protein is encoded by the exons ATGACGACGACGGCGTATGCGGCGGCAACTTCCACCTCCATGGCGGCCACCGCCGTCATGTTACCACGTCTtcccaccgtcaccaccaccgcCCGTTTCTCCGCCTTACCTAACCTCCCTGCTCGTTCGTTTTCTACCTCCATCAAGCAGGTTTCAG AGTCGAAAAGGTCAACTCTTTTCCAGATTAAGGCCTCGGAAGATGCATCATCCGCACCAGATGCCACTGAGTTGTTCAATGACTTAAAAGAAAAG TGGGATGCACTTGAGAACAAGTCGACAGTCATAATCTATGGAGGAGGAGCAGTTGTAGCAGTATGGATATCCTCAATTCTTATCGGTGCAGTCAATTCCGTACCATTG CTTCCAAAGATCTTGGAGTTGGTAGGACTTGGATATACCGCATGGTTTGTCTACCGATATCTGCTCTTCAAG TCTAGCAGAAAAGAGCTAGCCACAGACATCGAGTCTATAAAGAAGAAGATTGCAGGGACCGAATAG
- the LOC110864819 gene encoding NADPH:quinone oxidoreductase, whose translation MESPSSPKPIKVTAICGSLRKASFHHGLIRSAIDITNNSINGMSIEHIDISSLPMLNTDLEVDDKFPPEVESFRQKIIQSDCFLFASPEYNYTVTAPLKNAIDWASRLPNVWADKAAAVISAGGSFGGGLSQYSLRQSGVYLDLHFINKPEFFLDAFEDPPKFDDDGNLVDEEAKEKLKAVLLALKAFTLRLQGGRQVNRG comes from the coding sequence ATGGAGTCACCCTCATCACCCAAACCCATCAAGGTCACTGCCATCTGCGGTTCTCTTCGTAAAGCATCCTTCCACCACGGCCTCATCCGCTCCGCTATCGATATAACCAACAATTCCATCAATGGTATGTCGATCGAACACATTGACATATCATCACTGCCCATGCTGAACACCGACCTTGAAGTGGACGACAAGTTTCCACCAGAAGTAGAGTCCTTTCGCCAAAAGATTATCCAATCCGACTGCTTCTTATTCGCTTCTCCAGAATACAATTACACCGTCACTGCGCCTTTGAAGAACGCAATTGACTGGGCTTCTAGGCTGCCAAACGTGTGGGCGGATAAGGCTGCTGCTGTTATTAGTGCTGGTGGTAGTTTTGGTGGAGGATTGTCTCAGTATAGTCTTCGGCAAAGTGGGGTTTATCTTGATCTCCATTTTATTAATAAGCCGGAGTTTTTTTTGGACGCGTTTGAAGATCCTCCTAAGTTTGATGATGATGGAAATCTGGTAGATGAGGAAGCTAAAGAGAAGTTGAAAGCTGTTCTTTTAGCCCTGAAAGCTTTCACATTGAGACTCCAAGGTGGGAGACAAGTTAATAGAGGTTGA
- the LOC110864818 gene encoding BTB/POZ domain-containing protein POB1 isoform X2 encodes MRDANLDLFDPRTTAVMDSSDYTSSDVSRGDADFGFAFNDSNFSDRTLRIEIVSESAEARLDGEGCTSIADWARNRKRRRQNAVDMAAVGPEEQILNQPDSIPDDAEIENQDEETAAMIEEAPSGDEGANDVDSNWSMECSTVLRVETLHISSPILAAKSPFFYKLFSNGMRESEQRKVTLRINASEEAALMELLNFMYSNTLTVTSAPALLDVLMAADKFEVASCMRYCSRSLRNLPMTPDSALLYLELPSSVLMAEAVQPLTDAAKQFLAVRYKDITKFQEEVLKLPLAGVEAILASDDLQVASEDAVYDFVLKWSRIQYPKLEDRREILATRLAQYIRFPYMTCRKLRKVMACSDFDHDFAQKVVVEALFFKAEAPHRQRTLAADENPNSNRRFIERAYKYRPVKVVEFELPRQQCVVYLDLKREECANLFPAGRVYSQAFHLGGQGFFLSAHCNMDQQSSFHCFGLFLGMQEKGSVTFAVDYEFAARSKPTEEYISKYKGNYTFTGGKAVGYRNLFAIPWTSFMAEDSLYFINGILHLRAELTIRH; translated from the exons ATGAGAGATGCAAATCTGGATCTGTTCGATCCGAGAACAACGGCTGTCATGGACTCTTCAGACTACACTTCCTCCGATGTCAGCCGCGGTGACGCCGACTTCGGTTTCGCCTTCAACGATAGCAATTTCTCCGATCGTACTCTTCGAATCGAGATTGTTTCTGAATCCGCTGAGGCCAGACTTGATGGAGAAGGTTGCACTAGTATTGCTGATTGGGCGCGGAATCGCAAGCGCCGGAGACAAAACG CTGTAGACATGGCTGCTGTAGGTCCAGAGGAGCAAATTCTGAATCAGCCGGATAGCATTCCTGATGATGCAGAAATCGAAAACCAGGATGAGGAGACTGCAGCAATGATTGAAGAAGCACCATCAG GAGATGAAGGTGCAAACGACGTTGATTCAAACTGGAGCATGGAGTGTTCGACAGTTCTGAGAGTAGAAACTCTACACATTAGTTCTCCAATTTTGGCTGCGAAAAGTCCATTTTTCTATAAG CTCTTCTCTAATGGTATGCGGGAGTCAGAGCAACGAAAAGTAACTTTGCGGATAAATGCATCTg AGGAAGCTGCACTTATGGAACTCCTTAACTTCATGTACAGCAATACCTTAACGGTGACATCTGCACCTGCACTGCTAGATGTGTTGATGGCTGCTGATAAGTTTGAGGTGGCTTCTTGCATGAGGTATTGCAGTCGTTCATTGAGAAACCTGCCTATGACGCCCGACTCTGCACTGCTGTATCTTGAACTCCCATCGAGTGTTTTAATGGCTGAAGCAGTTCAACCGTTGACCGATGCAGCAAAACAGTTTCTTGCTGTTCGTTACAAAGATATAACCAA GTTTCAAGAAGAGGTTCTTAAGTTACCTCTCGCTGGAGTGGAGGCAATACTGGCTAGTGACGATCTCCAAGTTGCATCAGAAGATGCGGTTTACGATTTCGTTCTTAAATGGTCTAGAATCCAGTACCCTAAACTTGAAGACCGTCGAGAAATCCTAGCCACACGTCTTGCTCAGTACATTCGTTTCCCCTACATGACCTGCAGAAAGCTCAGAAAAGTCATGGCATGCAGCGACTTTGACCATGACTTTGCACAAAAAGTCGTGGTTGAAGCCCTCTTCTTCAAAGCTGAAGCCCCACACCGACAACGCACACTAGCTGCTGACGAGAACCCGAATTCAAACCGCCGATTCATTGAACGGGCCTACAAGTACCGGCCCGTTAAGGTGGTGGAATTCGAACTGCCACGTCAGCAATGCGTGGTGTACCTGGATCTGAAGCGTGAAGAGTGTGCGAATTTGTTTCCGGCGGGACGAGTCTATTCTCAAGCTTTTCATTTAGGAGGTCAAGGGTTTTTCTTATCGGCTCATTGTAATATGGACCAGCAAAGCTCGTTTCATTGTTTCGGGCTTTTTTTGGGCATGCAGGAAAAAGGGTCGGTGACGTTTGCGGTCGACTACGAATTTGCCGCGCGGTCGAAGCCTACGGAAGAATATATCAGCAAGTATAAAGGGAATTATACGTTTACGGGTGGAAAGGCGGTCGGTTACCGAAACTTGTTTGCGATTCCGTGGACTTCGTTTATGGCTGAGGATAGTCTTTACTTTATTAATGGCATTCTCCATCTTCGGGCCGAGCTTACGATTAGGCATTGA
- the LOC110864818 gene encoding BTB/POZ domain-containing protein At2g46260 isoform X1 yields the protein MRDANLDLFDPRTTAVMDSSDYTSSDVSRGDADFGFAFNDSNFSDRTLRIEIVSESAEARLDGEGCTSIADWARNRKRRRQNAFAAVDMAAVGPEEQILNQPDSIPDDAEIENQDEETAAMIEEAPSGDEGANDVDSNWSMECSTVLRVETLHISSPILAAKSPFFYKLFSNGMRESEQRKVTLRINASEEAALMELLNFMYSNTLTVTSAPALLDVLMAADKFEVASCMRYCSRSLRNLPMTPDSALLYLELPSSVLMAEAVQPLTDAAKQFLAVRYKDITKFQEEVLKLPLAGVEAILASDDLQVASEDAVYDFVLKWSRIQYPKLEDRREILATRLAQYIRFPYMTCRKLRKVMACSDFDHDFAQKVVVEALFFKAEAPHRQRTLAADENPNSNRRFIERAYKYRPVKVVEFELPRQQCVVYLDLKREECANLFPAGRVYSQAFHLGGQGFFLSAHCNMDQQSSFHCFGLFLGMQEKGSVTFAVDYEFAARSKPTEEYISKYKGNYTFTGGKAVGYRNLFAIPWTSFMAEDSLYFINGILHLRAELTIRH from the exons ATGAGAGATGCAAATCTGGATCTGTTCGATCCGAGAACAACGGCTGTCATGGACTCTTCAGACTACACTTCCTCCGATGTCAGCCGCGGTGACGCCGACTTCGGTTTCGCCTTCAACGATAGCAATTTCTCCGATCGTACTCTTCGAATCGAGATTGTTTCTGAATCCGCTGAGGCCAGACTTGATGGAGAAGGTTGCACTAGTATTGCTGATTGGGCGCGGAATCGCAAGCGCCGGAGACAAAACG CGTTTGCAGCTGTAGACATGGCTGCTGTAGGTCCAGAGGAGCAAATTCTGAATCAGCCGGATAGCATTCCTGATGATGCAGAAATCGAAAACCAGGATGAGGAGACTGCAGCAATGATTGAAGAAGCACCATCAG GAGATGAAGGTGCAAACGACGTTGATTCAAACTGGAGCATGGAGTGTTCGACAGTTCTGAGAGTAGAAACTCTACACATTAGTTCTCCAATTTTGGCTGCGAAAAGTCCATTTTTCTATAAG CTCTTCTCTAATGGTATGCGGGAGTCAGAGCAACGAAAAGTAACTTTGCGGATAAATGCATCTg AGGAAGCTGCACTTATGGAACTCCTTAACTTCATGTACAGCAATACCTTAACGGTGACATCTGCACCTGCACTGCTAGATGTGTTGATGGCTGCTGATAAGTTTGAGGTGGCTTCTTGCATGAGGTATTGCAGTCGTTCATTGAGAAACCTGCCTATGACGCCCGACTCTGCACTGCTGTATCTTGAACTCCCATCGAGTGTTTTAATGGCTGAAGCAGTTCAACCGTTGACCGATGCAGCAAAACAGTTTCTTGCTGTTCGTTACAAAGATATAACCAA GTTTCAAGAAGAGGTTCTTAAGTTACCTCTCGCTGGAGTGGAGGCAATACTGGCTAGTGACGATCTCCAAGTTGCATCAGAAGATGCGGTTTACGATTTCGTTCTTAAATGGTCTAGAATCCAGTACCCTAAACTTGAAGACCGTCGAGAAATCCTAGCCACACGTCTTGCTCAGTACATTCGTTTCCCCTACATGACCTGCAGAAAGCTCAGAAAAGTCATGGCATGCAGCGACTTTGACCATGACTTTGCACAAAAAGTCGTGGTTGAAGCCCTCTTCTTCAAAGCTGAAGCCCCACACCGACAACGCACACTAGCTGCTGACGAGAACCCGAATTCAAACCGCCGATTCATTGAACGGGCCTACAAGTACCGGCCCGTTAAGGTGGTGGAATTCGAACTGCCACGTCAGCAATGCGTGGTGTACCTGGATCTGAAGCGTGAAGAGTGTGCGAATTTGTTTCCGGCGGGACGAGTCTATTCTCAAGCTTTTCATTTAGGAGGTCAAGGGTTTTTCTTATCGGCTCATTGTAATATGGACCAGCAAAGCTCGTTTCATTGTTTCGGGCTTTTTTTGGGCATGCAGGAAAAAGGGTCGGTGACGTTTGCGGTCGACTACGAATTTGCCGCGCGGTCGAAGCCTACGGAAGAATATATCAGCAAGTATAAAGGGAATTATACGTTTACGGGTGGAAAGGCGGTCGGTTACCGAAACTTGTTTGCGATTCCGTGGACTTCGTTTATGGCTGAGGATAGTCTTTACTTTATTAATGGCATTCTCCATCTTCGGGCCGAGCTTACGATTAGGCATTGA